gattgatatattggaccctgttgttcggacaccggaagtgttccggatagtttcgggtaaaaacgaagtgccggaggggttaccggaaccccccagggaaactaatgggccaccatgggccttattgGAGAGAAAGAAAGGAGGGCAGGCCCCCCActtagcagtccgaattggacaagggaagggggcggcgccccctttcctactccctctcccactccttcctttcccctctcttccttgtggaggaatcctactaggactagtagtcctagtaggactccctctccttgggcgtgcccctagggccggccggcctccccctccctcctttatatacaggggcatggggcactctagaacacacaagttgatcttttagctgtgtgaggtgcccccctccacagttacacacctcggtcatatcgttgtaatgcttaggcgaagccctgcgtcggtaactttatcatcaccgtcaccacgctgtcgtgctgacggaactctccctcggccttagttggatcaagagtatgagggacgtcaccgagctaaacgtgtgctgatcgcggaggtgtcgtgtgttcggtacttggatcggttggatcgtgtagatgttcgactacatcaaccgcgttactaaacgcttccgctttcggtgtacgagggtacgtgaacacactctcccctctcgttgctatgcatctcttagatagatcttgtgtgatcgtagattttttttttgaaatactgcgttccccaacaggtatgTAGCGGGAAAAGGGAAGGAGACGGCATATGGACGGCGAGAACAATACATTTGTTTTGAATTAGTTTGTATTACGTTCTATTCTTGCATCATGCCACTATGTCAATTGTCATGTCTTTTTGGGTTAGCTGCATTTATCGTAACAATATGATGACCTGAAAATAATTCATGAGACTACTAATCTGCAAAACGAGGAGAAAAGTAGGGTAATCCTAGAATGACAGCAAGAATGTGAAGTTGAGAGTTGAGACTTATGGATATCAGCTCACCCTAAAATAATTGAAGAGACCACAAATCTACAAAACGAGGAAGGGACTCACTTTGAACCAGTGACAGGCTGAACCATATTTTGATTGTTATACTAGTAGGAGTTGCACATATGGAAAACCATGGATGAGCTTGAATAAACAAAAACACTATGAAGTAGTGTGACATGTGGTGTTTCGGTGAATACTCACAACTAGAATTTTTAGTGCCCTTTTTCTTTAAGATTATATAAACTGGACCAATATGAATGGTTTTTATCATTATGACTAACCCTAAACCCTAGCAAAGGTATGCAAAAGATAAATGATGATGACAAATGTGATGAAACCTATGACAAAATGATCAATTCCACATTCATTTCGACATTCACAAGCGGCGCCGTTATTGCGTCACCTAGTTGCCCCGCCCTCACCCAAACCTCAGGCGATCATGTCGATGCCCTCAGCCATCCCTCTAACCCCGCCACACCGTGCAATCTCCCGCGACACATTTGTCCTCTCCCCTGTCGCCTCATGTACCATGGAGCTTCTTCGTCTCCTCCGCCGTCTCCGGCTCTCCGCTCCGCATCATCGCAAATCACACTGTCGAGAGGTCAGAGTGCGATTTCGCACGACGGCAAAGCGGTAGAAGATTCATACTATTACTACCTCTTTTTAGAAAAAATTGAAGATACTATTACTTGACAGAAACAATACGTAGAAAGCAGGCAATCCGGGTGTTTTAGAAAGTCTGAAATTAAAAAGGAAAAACACGACACAATAGAGTACCGTGCGGGCCACAGCGACCCAAAATAAAGAAGAAGAAATGGAAGCAAATCCCGTCAACCTTCGGCAGGCAACCTTTCCCATCAAGTCGCCGCCACGTGCTCACTGCCGCAACAACTCCCGGCTCCACCTCCGGCCGAGTCAACCACTCAAAACCCAATCCCACCACCGTCCGTCCCCGCGTCCAGCGCGCTCACCAGATGCCACTCTCCTGCTTCGCCAGCGGCCGGGCCGACTCCTCCGCCGCCAAGGCCTCGTCGGCGACGTCCGTCTACTGGACGCACCTCGGCGCGATCAACCTGTCGTGGTCCCGCGCCGCGCTGGGCCTCGTCCTCACCGTCGACATCGCCCTCGCCGGCGCCGCAGCGCCCGCGCGGTTCGTTCTCCTGCCGCTGCTCccgtggcggcggcgcgggtccAAGCGCTTCTCCGGCGCGTCCGGCCACTCCGTCGCCTTCTCGTGGGACCTCTCGCGCGCCCGCCTCGCGCCGCGCCGGCCCGAGCCGCTGTCCGGGTACTTCGTGCTCGTGTCGATCGACGGCGAGCTCGCCCTGGCCGCTGGCGACCTCCAGTCGTCGTTGCCTTCGCCGGCGGCGTCCGCGGGCCTTCTCCTGTCGCGCCGCGAGAACGCCTACCCTCCCGGATGCGGCGGCGCATACACCACCACCGTGGCCGTAGCGGGCGAGGAGCACGAGGTGTCCGTGGCCGTGGAGGAGGCGGCCATGTGGGTAGCCCTGGACGGCAAGAAGGCCCTCCGGGTCCGGCGCCTCCCGTGGAAGTTCCGCGGCAGCGAGAGGCTCGACCTCCCGCACGGCGGCCGGTCCGTCCGCGTCACCTGGGATCTCCACGGCTGGCTCTtcgccccggacgccgccgccgtcTTCGTCCTCCGTTTCGACACTGACGGGGCGAACCCGGTGGACGACAACGACATGGGGGATGGAGACGTCGGCATGCACGCGTTAAGGCAGAACTCCTTCCGGAGCCGCCATGCCGACAGCAGCGGCGAGAGCGATATGAGGGGGTCGTGGAGGCGCGGCCCGTTCAGGTCGGGCTCCGACTCGTCCCCGACGGTGTCCGTGGCGTCGACGTCCGCGGCGTCGTCGTCGGCCGGGAGCGTGGCGACGGTGACCGAGTGGATCACGGCGGAGGAGGCCGAGctgcgggacggcggcggcgggttcTCTCTGATAATCCACCTCTGGAAGAAGCGGAGGCCGCGGTGATGCCTTCACGGCGTCCGTGCCTTAGCTCCGTCGCAGTTGCATTGGATTGCACGCACGAACTCATGCCTCGTGCATGCAGAATTGAATTGTTGATGTGATTTCTTTCCTTGTCGCCATGGATGAGAACTTCTGGAATGCAATTTTGTCAATTcgtcatttattttatttttaaatgaAGGTCAAAGATTTGTTTCTCCATTAGTTAAGAAAAGATAATTGTCCTGTTAGTTAACAGAAAACAGGTGAAAAACGTCACAATAGGTTGGGAGGCACACAGAAGAGTCTATACAAAACAGTATAAAGAAGGTCTCATTGAGCTGGCACATTAGTGTCACGGTCAACACTTTTTTCTGAGCAAGCGTTACCGTCGTCCCTTCACCATTGGCAAGCAACTCCGACTTCGCTACAAACGATCATCAATCCAACCCACCCCGTAGAGGGTGTGTGGGGTGCCAAGCACTCTGCGACTCACGGCAAGGACAATGCAATACGGACTCTAACGAAGAGCTACGAAATAGAACTATCCAAAGCCGACGTCACCGAAGATCACCGAACGAACCACCCGATCAGTGGCAGAGCTACGTGAGGGCAAAAGgtggccatggcccgcccagcctAAAAACAAAACACTCACACTATGCATGAAGTGATGGCCAGCTCAAGAGCAATTTCCTTCAGATTAGCCTGCCCAGCCCGCCCAGTTTTTtgtttcaagctccgccactgtacCCGATGCCCATCATCATCCCCGCCGCCGCATGCAGCCTCGACTTCACAACAACAAACAACTCGCGGACACACCGAAGAAGACCGACCCGACTACATCAACCATTGTCGTGCCTCCGACATCGCTCACCCATATCGTCATTGCCACAGAAGCCCAACACCAGCACCACCGGGGACGGTGGAAGTCCGTCATCTATTCATTTATACCGCGTGAATTGCTAGAGCAAAGTCCCATTGTTAATCCACGAGTGAGCGGCGGTGAGATCCAAGACGAGGGGCTGTTCCTTTCGTACTCTTCCACGAGCGCAACTACGTGTAGATACAAACAGAAGCTTTTGGGGGAGCAGTCGCCACTCGCCGGCCACCTTGGGAAGCTGGTAACCGTCTGAACCGGGAGAATTTTCCTCGTCTTCGGCTCGATGAGTGAGATTTTGAAGCGAACTCTACGCGGGTCAGTGAGGGCGACGTGGATAGGGAGTGACGCCGGCTGAAAACCCGTCCGTGTGTACTACTGTACCGGTGGTCTGACCATTTGGCGTTTGACCGACCGTGCAGAGTGAACGCACGATGCTTCGGGCGCCACTTTTCCGATCCTGGGACTGTACCACTGGTGCTGGCGCTAGCAGCCACCAGCCAGTGCGGTGTCGACGTCGCTGACCAGGCCCTTGTCGAAAATAAAAAAACGTCGCTGACTGACCGAGTCCCGTTCAAAGGGAAGGAGGTCGTTGCGCCCTGCCTCGCGCGACGAATTTCCTCCGTTAACGCGTGGTGGGTTGAGCCAATAGCGCTAAAGAAAAACTTAATTTTTTTTATTCGTGCGGCTCAGCCCCTCTGAAAACCAGCAGGGCCGGGCCAGGTTTTGAGAGTGTCGTCCATTCAACATGATTCTGGGGATTTTAAAACGAGCAAGATTTTTAAAAACTATATATTTTTAAAGAAATTGTCGTGCATTTAAAAACTTACAAAATTTTAAAAATTGCATGAATCATAACAATGCTCATGCGTTATGGAAAATATTAATGATTTATTTTCTAATGATTTAGggtttttaaaaaatcatgaaatttaaagagtgttctcaaattttaaaaaatgaTCGTGTATTCGAAAACCAAAAGAGAAAAaacagaaggaaaggggggtgggacAAAATTCAGTGAAAACCTGAATAAAAGAAGGGGCGTGGTGCGCATCCGCcggcggatcttttaaaaagatccacTGACTTGCGAGCCGTCGGCGTACGGCAAAGTAGTGTCTTTGGTTCTTGCAGCAGAGTTGCTGTTGCAGAAATCTTTGCAACAGGCGTCTTGTTGCAGAAATCTTTACAACATAGGTCATGTTGTAGAAAAACTTTTGTAACAAGGGTCCAGTTGTGGGTTTTTTTGTCTTCATCTCTGTGGAAGAAACTTTTGCAACATAGGTGATGTTGCAGAAATTTTCTGCAACATCACCTATGTTACAGCAAAATTGTAATCAAGATGATGTTGTACAAACGTCGTCACCGTTGCGGACGCATGTCACAATAGATGTGGCCATTGTTCGCTGTTGCCGTTTGCAACTTCGTCGTTGCAATTGCAACACTGAGGCAGCCAATGATGGCCTCGCCGCGGCGCCGTTGCCCATCCTTTTCCTGCTCCTCAACATCGTCGTCACGTGCATCGTTGTCGTCTCCATCCAGCCCACCAGGCGAGCAGCCACATCAACGGGCTATAAGAAGCATCGGGGCGGAGTCGACCCGACGGCTCATGCGATGTTGGTGGCGAACGACTAGCCGTGGTGGATGCCGACAAGCGGTGGCGGAGGTGGGCATGCGGGAGCTTCGAGAGAGGGACATCAAACGGCGGTGGTCGCGAGCTCCCAAAGAGATTTGGAGGAAAACGAAGTGTATGCGAGGAAGACGTTGGATGCAAAAGGATAGGGCAGCGTGCGGTCAGTTGTTGGGCTACGTGGCTATGTGTGCCAGAGCCAAAAATGATTCTCTCTGTACCATAGGATCAAAATGGATCGGACCGTTTGGAAAGCAGCGGACGCAACAACACGATCTACCGGGTGATTACAATCGTTTCCTATACAAGAAACATAAAACACAAAAATATAAATGAATCCAACGAAAACTGGTCAAAAAGACATAAAACTGTCACAAAACGCGAACTGCTACAAGAAAAGCAGACGGCCGAAAAACAACGAGCCAAAATGTGTCAGTCCCGTTACTGAGAATAGGTGCATAATTCGTACTGTGTTGCATCTATTCTTTATTGCGGGCCAAGAATAAGATATTGCGGCGTGGAGAGCTCCTAATTCGCGCCTTCCGCGCCAGGTAAGCGCAGCGGTGCTCACGCGCTACACAAGTAGTGCGGCGCAGCAAGGAACCGAGCACTGCTCGCTCCCCATCGCTTGGTTTTCAGGGTTGACCGCTCGATCATTGACCTGTTGACCGCTAAATTGACAGTCGACTTTAAATAATTATAAATATGGAAacaaagttcaaaaaaatgaaaaaaaatcataaaatttgaaTAAAAGTGCAAGAATATTTAAAAAGTTCAATTTTTTGAAAAATGTCAAAGATTCATGGctatttattttttttaaaaaattgaagcatgtttactaatttgaaaaaagttcataaatttaaaAAAGATCAGGAATTTGAATAAATATAACCAAAAAAGGGGAAAATCACAAAATTGAGAAAAATTCAAACTTTTAAAAGAAATTTACTAATTTTAAAAACTTCCTAAATTTATAAAAAGTTGATAAAAAtgagaaaaagttcatgaatttgagaaaatTAGATGAAGttgattttttccttttgaatttcaaaaaaatgtcGCACTTGGAAAATGAAAACAATAAGAAAAAGTGAAAAGGAAAACGAAAAAACCAGCCCAGAAATAATACAAACGTAAAAGAAAACAAAACTATCAGAAGCTTCCATGAGCTTCCAAAATCTAGGATGAGATTGCTCTTTACATGCATAGATGGGTCGGCCGATTTGGATAtcgggggtgggggcgcgcctgatgGAAAAAATGTCGTAAGCGTCGCTTAAAGCGCCAAATAGGATCTTGCTCCGTCAAGAGGTGTTATGGACGTACCAAATATTGTGGTCGTTTGCTAACAAAAACTAGAGAACATGTTATAGGCGACTCATCACCCTGTTGGGCTTGTCCCTATATTATTTATATCAATCGGGCCCTAGACTTTGAAGTAAAAATGACTTCCAACGATACGAGATATTGTCGAAAACTACAATCGGGTCATCAAAGAGCTAGAAAAACTCAATCTTCAACATGAGATGAAACAACATTGTTGTTGTTGCTCCATTGCCAAAGCATGTCTAACGTTGTATCATGTGGCCGGGGATGTCCTTGTGCTATGATCTAGCCGAACCAATGTCCAGGAGAATAAGCCACTATTGTAGAAGTCTTTGTATAGATCCGAAATCCCAAAGaacaaccatcttttcaacaaaacTTTCAGCATTCCCAACGACGACGCAGAAAACACAGCTACATCAGAGATGGAGCAAGAACAACCAGAGAGCAACATGTCACGTCAGGGATTCACCCAAGGGGAGAAACAACGCCACAACTTCATCTTCGCCGCAAAAACATGAgggaacatcatcttggtcccaagGGCCATCTTCTGTTGTCAACACCGTTAGATGCCCGTAAGACCACCATCGCAAAAAATTATGAATAGCATGATCATTACCTCGACACCAACACAAAGACACCAAAAGCGCCCCCAAGACATGAATGACCCCGAGATCACATAGACAATCTCCTAGATTCAACACCAATAGCCGGGTGAACCACCGCTTAGATGGGGCGTCTGGAGGAAAGTTATCCAGCACCGCCATCGCCATCGTTTAAGCTGAAGGTATGGATAATTAGACACCTAAATGAGACATCTATACTAGTGGACACACGTGGAACATGGCTTCCGGGGTTCCGCTCCATCCCGCCTCCACCATAGTAGTTGATAAAGGTGGAATGTGTGTGACGCTAGAGTCTGAAGCAGCCACCCTCTCCTCTCGTTGGATCACCTCTCGCGGCTAGGGTTTTATGGCATGTGGCTCTTTTCTGGGAAGTCGTGGTCTCAGCTGCCGAAAATTGATAGGCAGGGATGGCAACAGAGGCGGTGGCGTTGGGTTAAATCTGGGACAACCTCGCAGTGATTAGGGGCGTAAGCAGGGACGAAGTTATGAGGGCGTCAGGCTCTATTTAAAGGACAAGTCAGCTAGCTCTGTCATGcgccagatcatagtgtacattagACGTGGGCGACATGCGTTGCATGGGAGGTCAGTGACAACCCTTGCAGGTGGGCCCTGCATGGAAGTGGGAGAGAGAGAGCAGTAGGGTGAGAGAGGGGCGTCGGGCACGATTGTTGATAATTTTCAACAGAAAAgggcattgatacgtccattttgcatcatgttttcttactattatttataatgtttttatccataataatgctttttggagtaattctaatgccttttctctcataatatgtagggtatacacaaagagggagaattctggcagctggaaatctggacctgaaaaagctacgtcaagctacctattctacacaactccaaatgacctgaaacttcacgaggatttttatgaaatatttgagaattattggagaaaataactaccagaggggtgtgacgcccctgatttgaccgtacactaatcatacacgcaaacgtgtacgatcaagatcagggactcacgggaagatatcacaacacaactctacaaataaaataagtcatataagTATcacattacaagccaggggcctcgagggctgaatacaagagctcgatcatagacgagtcagcagaagcaacaatatctgagtacagacataagttaaacaagttgccataagatggctagcacaagctgggatacagatcgaaagaggcgcaggcctcctgcatgGGATACTCCTAaattactcttggtcgtcggcggcgTCCTGCACGTAGTaggaggcacctccagtgtagtaggagtcgtcatcggtggcgtctggctcctgggctccaacatctggttgcgacatccgagaagaaaggaaaagggggaaaagagggagcaaagcaaccatgagtactcatccaaagtactcgcaagcaaggatctacagtaTATATGCATTGGTATTAATGAAATGggaagtatctgtggactgaactgcagaatggcagaataagagggggatagctagtcctatcgaagactacgcttccggCAGCCTTCATCttcaagcatatagaagagagtagatggtaagttcacatcgtatagcataatcctacccggcgatcttcTCCTCGTCTCCCTGTGAGAGAGctgtcaccgggttgtatctggcacttaaaagggtgtgttttattaaatatccggttctagttgtcataaggtcaaggtacaactccaggtcgtccttttaccaagggacacgactattcaaatagataaacttccctgcaggggtgcaccacattacccaacacgctcgatccctctggccgggcacactttcctgggtcatacccggcctcggaagatcaacacgttgcaaccctacctaggcacaatagagaggtcagcatgcctgtctaaatcctatgcgcgaaggggtctgggcccatcgcccgttgcacacctgcatgttgcggacGTGGCtggtaagcagacctagcctccctaatacaagagcaggcgttccagtccaatccggcgcgcgccggtcAGTCGgtaacgtcaagaaggcttcggctgataccacaacatcgagtgcccataactgttcctgcgtagttggttagtgcgtataggctagtgaccagactcagatcaaataccaagatctcgttaagcatgttattttgaagtaaccgcggacgccaaccagggccaggcccacctctctcctaggtggtcccaACCTGCCCTatcactccgccacaaagtaacagtcgggggccgtcgggaactcaggcccagcactaccgggatggaaccacctgtcctttcagcccccacaccggaatcactcgcgggtactctacgagccgacccgactttagtcaccacaggtatcatatattatgtatataagtatatacccatgatcacctctcgagtgatcacggcccgagcatagcatggcagacatacaagaatgtagggccactgatggtatactagcatcctatagtaagcatttaggattgcaggcaaagataacaacagtagtagcaaagacaggctatgcatcaggataggattaacggaaagcagtagcatgctacactactctaatgcagacagtagagagaagaataggcgatatatggtgatcagggggggggggcttgcatgCAAGCTCTGTTGAAAAGAAAGAAGTGTcgttgtcgacgtagtcgatcaccggcgcATCATCGgccttggggtctaccggagagaagagggggaagaaacaataaataaagcaaacaaaacatcataaagcataacatggtaatataACGTGTCGGGTGTGGCCTAACGTATGTCTACACGAATAGGTGTAGGGGgaatcaaccgggaatgtttttccGGTTCCGGAGTTGTGTCAGACAGGTAACCGGAGGGGGATGttgcatgttcagatagttagaggcatctgatagCTAAACGggctgcatattcggattcgtctcgtcgttctgagcaactttcatgtagaaaacattttcatccgagctacgattaattttctatgtttttctaaagttttaatcattttctgaaatttatttagttaatttaaataaacattatccagaatagtttgGGATGATGTCAGCATGGTGTATGTgtgacgtcaacagtcaacagtgcggtcaactggagtcaaacctgacctgtgggtctagtgggacccattggtcagtgactGTGGCTTTAACAGAGTGTTAGATTAACAAAACAGGTCAGTTAGTGGGTGGGACCAACTGTCAGTGAGTGATTAGcatttaacttaattaattaattaattaatagatTATCTATTTAACTAAAATCATTTAATtaggcgggacccacatgtcagtgacatggGGCCGGCCATGTCAGCGGCTGACCGGCCCGTCAGCGACGCAGGGGGACCCACGCATCAGGCCAGCTCGGCGATGGCATGCGACTCGTCGAAATCACGTCGGCGAGCTCGTTCGCGGCGGCGCATCCTCGGGCATcatcggaaaacgcccacagggcatcaTTTTGATCGTGGTCGGACGCGTTAGAACGGCAAGACGAtgacgcgtcggttggtggtggtttcGCAGGCCACGGTGGCCGGAGTAGAGCGGGGCTTCGACGTCGGCGGCGACTGGAGTTGGGCGAACTCGGACCCGGGGCTAGGGGGCACTAGGAGGGGAGATGGGGGTCGCGTTGAGCTCTGGTGAGGCCCGGAAGCTCGAGGCACTGCTAGGGTGCGATCTCGTAGGCTAGTGGCCACGACGACGAGGCAAGCAACAGCGGTGAGGTTCGGCTACGGTGGCTTGTTGCATCTAGGGGCAattaggaggggaggagaggagcgcAACAGGCGCGGCGACTCACAGTGGGGGTCGAGGAGCAGCTCGGGGAGGCTGGGGAGGTCGCGGTGGCGCGGATCGACGGCGACGCAGAGGCGGAGCTCGAAGGAGGGGATCAGCAAGGGCGGCGTCGATGTGGCGTCCCGGTGCCATCCAGCAGGAGCAGGCGTCGTGGTCGGTAGCGGCAGTCGCGTGGACAGCTTGGAACGGCGgaaggtggccggtggccacgccaACGATGAGGCGCGGCGACTGGTGCattcaggtgatacgtctccaagtatctataatttttgattgttccatgctattatattatcaattttggaCGTTAATGGGCttgtttttacacttttatattatttttgggactaacctattaaccggaggcccagcccaaattgttgttttttgcctattttagagtttcgctgaaaaggaatatcaaacggagtccaaacggaatgaaacctttgggagcgttatttttggaacaaacgtgatccatgagacttggagtggacgtcaagaaacaatcgaggaggccacgaggcaggggggcgcccacccccctgggcgcgccctccaccctcgtgggcccgtcgttgttccaccgacctacttcttcctcctatatatatatatatatatccatataccccacaaacatctaggagcaccacgaaaacctaattccaccgccgcaaccttctgtacccaagagatcccatcttggggccttttccggagctctgctggagggggcattgatcacggagggcctctacatcaacttcatggcccctccgatgatgtgtgagtagtttacttcagaccttcgggtccatatctagtagctagatggcttcttctctctctttggatctcaataaaagttctcctcgattctcttggagatctattcgatgtaactcttctttttgcggtgtgtttgtcgagattcgatgaattgtgggtttatgatcaagtttatctatgattaaTATTTGAATctcattttatgtatgattggtttatctttgcaagtctcttcgaattatcagttcggtttggcctactagattgatctttcttgtaatgggagaagtgcttagctttgggttcaatcttgtggtgctcgatcccagtgacagaaagggaaatgacacgtattgtattgttgccatcgaggataaaaagatggggtttacatcatattgcatgagtttattcctctacatcatgtcatcttgcttaaggcgttactctgttcttatgaacttaatactctagatgcatgctggatagcggttgatgtgtggagtaatagtagtagatgcataatcgttttggtctacttgtctcggacatgatgcctatatacatgatcatgcctagatattctcataatgatccacttttctatcaattgctcgacagtaattttttcacccaccgtaatacttatgctatcttgagagaagccagtagtgaaacctattccccccgggtctattttccatcatacaagtttccaat
This portion of the Triticum dicoccoides isolate Atlit2015 ecotype Zavitan chromosome 7A, WEW_v2.0, whole genome shotgun sequence genome encodes:
- the LOC119332605 gene encoding uncharacterized protein LOC119332605 — encoded protein: MPLSCFASGRADSSAAKASSATSVYWTHLGAINLSWSRAALGLVLTVDIALAGAAAPARFVLLPLLPWRRRGSKRFSGASGHSVAFSWDLSRARLAPRRPEPLSGYFVLVSIDGELALAAGDLQSSLPSPAASAGLLLSRRENAYPPGCGGAYTTTVAVAGEEHEVSVAVEEAAMWVALDGKKALRVRRLPWKFRGSERLDLPHGGRSVRVTWDLHGWLFAPDAAAVFVLRFDTDGANPVDDNDMGDGDVGMHALRQNSFRSRHADSSGESDMRGSWRRGPFRSGSDSSPTVSVASTSAASSSAGSVATVTEWITAEEAELRDGGGGFSLIIHLWKKRRPR